ccatccctgcacCCCCCCATACTCTGTGTatatggggacagggatgggacCCCCACCTCTGTGCTCCCCCCCAGGCTGTGGGCGGCTCTCAGCCAGCTGGCAGCCCCTGTGTGGGCCCAGCAAACCCAGCCCGGTGGCAGCTCAGTTCAGCAGTGAGGGCAGCACGCTGTCGGGGGTCGAGGTGGAGCTGGCAGGCGCCGGGTACCGCATGTCGCTGGTCAAGAAGAGGTTTGCAACGGGTACGTGGGGTCCCTGCCCTGTCCCCTATACCTGAGATGCTCAGGGTCCTTTCTGTGCTGCCCAGGGTGCATGGCAACTCCTTGCATCCctggggggcacagggacccctcCTCACTCCTTGAGGTACATGGAGCCCCCTCCTCACTCCATGTGGTTTTGGGGTGCAGGGGGTTCCTTCTCGAGGTGGCCAATCcttgcagcccccccccccatctttcATCCCTCCTCCCTTTATCCTCCACAGGGATCTACCTGGCAGGGTCCTGAGCTGCCTCTTCTCAGCCTCCCTTGGTTGTGTGAGCTCAAAGCACTGGATGGAGCctggtgggagggagggggtccttcctcctcctcctcactcctcttcctcctccccattcCTCCCCATAGCCATAACTGCGTCATCTCCTGCTGTAAGGGATGGACAacaccaccacccccccccccatcccacccccgTGCTGTGAAGCTCTTTTAttaaacactttattttctaatcactgcctctctgccacCATTGGGCTGTTCCCTGGTAACGGGCTCAGCTGTGTTtctaagggggggggggatggaaaAGGACTTGTgggggggtggatggggggagggaggagctgAACTGTGTCTCTTCttgcacccatgggtgctgttGCCCCACCTGCTCTGGGCTGGGCAGATGGGTGGCACCAGGTTATGGGGAGGGGATTGTGGATCCTGTCCCAGTGACGCACAAGGATGGCTCTGGTGCGGCTCTGTGGGAAGGTACCAGGATCCCTGtgaagggggggggtgggatCTATGTGAGGCTGGGGGAGGCTCAGAGCTTCATATGCTGCAGGGTGGGCTCTGGggtggggctggagggaggtGGTGTGTCCCCATAAgatccccataggatccctatGTTGTATGGGTTACTTGTGCTGCGTGGGGTCCCCTGCCTGTAGGCTCCATctttatggggtgggggctgctccCATCACCTGTTAATGGGCTTCATGCATCTGGAACCAGCACTCACTCCCCAGCTCTGGCTCTGGGTGCCCCATCCCATGTGTGTTGCTGGCGTGGCTTTGCTGTGCCCTCGGCTATTTGCTTtgtgtggggcagcagctgctgggcaggacCTGGTGCATGCACCTCTCCCCGAGTTttcagaaaggaggaggaagtggaTCAAAGGGATGGAACAAAGAAAGGGAGGGGGTTGAACACAGGTCACTGCCTGCCTTGCCATGGGTCAGAGAGAGGGGATGGAGCATGGGTGGCTCTGCAATTGGGTACGGTGTCCCTTGGGATACACAGAGACCCTGCCAAGGAGGCCTTAGATGAGCCCTGATGATGAAGGTGATGCCTTCAGCCCCCTCCATCCCGCTGTGGGGTGTGATCCCATAGATGTGGGACACTCAGTCCCATCTGTGCTCCCTGTCTTACAGACCCACTCCTCGTGGCTCCGTGCACTGGAGAAATGGGCTTTGCTCACAGCGGGggccatggggctgtgctaCCTGCTGGCCCCCATCACATCCCTATGGCCTCACACAGCCCCCAACCCTGCACCCACCTCCattgcagcccccagcccatccccagctcTACCCAGCATCACCCCATGCGTTGCCAACGCTTCAGTTCAGAACATCTCCGGCTTTACCAAAGTACCCGAGCAATCCCGGGACTTCATGctccatcagcactgcagaaccTTCCCTCAGCTCCTCGACGTCCCCAGCAAATGTGGGGGTCCAAAAGGTTCCTCCAACGTCTTCCTCCTCCTGGCCATCAAATCCTCCCCAGCCAACTACGAGCGGCGCGAGGTGATCCGTAAGACGTGGGGTCAGCAGAGAACCGTGCAAGGGGAGCTGATAAGGAGGGTCTTCCTGGTGGGGGTGGACCCCAGGGTGCAGGATGCAACCAAACTgaacaggctgctgcagcacgAGCAACGTGAGCATCGTGATGTGCTGCAATGGGGTTTTAAGGACACCTTCTTCAACCTGACgttgaagctgctgctgtttcacacCTGGTTGCAGGAGCATTGCCCTGGAGTGAGGTTTATCTTCAGTGGGGATGATGATGTCTTTGTGAATACAGATAACGTGGTGTCCTTCACAAGGGGCATCTCCAGCGAGCAGCACTTGTTGACTGGGCAGGTATTGACCAACACGGGGCCCATCAGGAACCCAGCCAGCAAATACTTTGTGCCCACGCAGCTGATGCCATCGGAGCTGTACCCACCGTACTGCAGTGGAGGGGGGGTGCTCATGTCTGCCTTTACCGCACGTGCCATCCACCGTGCGGCTCAGCACATCCAGCTCTTCCCTATTGATGACGTCTATGTGGGGATGTGTTTGCAGAGGGCCGGGTTGGTGCCCACCTCCCACGATGGCATCAGGCCTTGGGGTATCGATGTGCCCCGCTCTTCTGACCCGCTGGACCCCTGTTATTACcgggagctgctggtggtgcaTCGCTTTGCGCCCTATGAGATGGCCATGATGTGGCAGGCGATCCATGAGccccagctgagctgtgggaggAAGGTGGGCATCTTCTAGGgtggagaaggagggagagctgctgttctgggggttgtggggtgatgctgtggggtgaTGAACCTCAGCTCCAGCCTGTGGCTGAACCATAAAGGTTCTGCCCTGTTCTGCCCCTTCTGACCCAGGTGCCCAAGGTGCAATAAAGGAACGCATTATGGAGATGAGGGCTCTGCCCTTGCTGCCATCCCATAGTGTGGGGGGAGGCTCAGTGTGGGGAGTGGGAGCTCAGGGTCCCCCCACTGCCCACCCCTTGTCCCCTGCTCATCCATTGCAGGTGGGCACAGACCTGAGGTCCCTTCTCCATCCTCAACCACACAAGCAGTAGATGGGGgccccccacgccccccccagcccctgcaCTCCTACTGCTGTCCACAGGGGTCTCCATTGGCTCATAGGAGGGCTgagctcactgctgctcttcctcagGGGGGATATTAGTACACATCTCATCTCATGCCCATCTTCCCCCCATGGATCATGATCACCCCCCCATATTCCCACCATGGATTCCCTTCACTCCAGCTTGCCAAAATTCACTTCCATTTACTTGAAACCTGGTTACAAAAGaggggaggttggggggggaTGAAAGGGGGGAgtcacagcagcacaaccaTAGTTAAAACGCATTGAAGCATCGCTGTGTCCATTGCTCTGTCTGTCGTGCCTTCATGCTGGGGGCTCTGGGGGTGGCAGGGGGGAGGGTCCAGGCACCCCCTACCCATGGGCAGTGCCACGGCCATCCCGCAGTGCCTCAATTCTGGCTGCCAGCTCGCTGAAGGTGGGTCTGGCACTGGGGGCGAatgcccagcagctcagcatcaccGCATACACCTGCAGATAGAATGGAGCCATTGAAGGGCATGGGGAGGGTTGGGAGCCAGCTGTGTTGGGAAGGGGGATCTCACCTCCATGGGGCAACCTGGGGGCACCGGGAGGCGCTGGGAGCccttgagcagctccagcaaaTGGCAGATGATCTGTGCTGGTTTCTCAGGGCCCATCATGCGTAGAAACTCCTGTGTGATTGCAGTGAGTGAGGGATGTGCTGGTacagggggggggggcacggtggggtgggggggtctcACCTCTGAAGGGCTCCTGCTCTTATTGCTGTAGGTGAAGAGCTCATAGAGCAGCACCCCGAAGCTCCACACGTCGGATGCTCGGGAGAAGACGTTGTCAGCCAGCGACTCGGGTGCGTACCTGGAGGGGGGAGCTCTGAGCACCGAATCCCACCACgtcccccagcccagcactgcgGGGTCTCACCAGAACACAGGGCTCTGCCCGGGTTCCTGCACCACATAATAGTCCTTGTCCTGAGGCAGCAGCTTGGCCAGCCCGAAGTCACCGATCTTCACATGGGTCTCACTCTCCACCAGGATATTCCTGCTGGCCAAGTCACGATGCACGCAGCGCTGTGCCCCCAGGTACTCCATGCCCTGCTTGGAACAGGCATGCTACCATCACATCATCCCTATCTCAACCCTTCTATGGGACAACAGGACCCTCTTGCTCCCACCTTGCAGATCTGCCAGGCGTAGAGCAGCAGCGTGCGATGCTCCAGGCGCTGCTGGTTCTTTTGCAGGTAGTCCCGCAGGCAGCCATCGGGCAGGTACTCCATCACCAACCGCAGCCCACGGcgccctgcagcccagccatATCACAGGCATTAGGAAAGCAGTTTGCAGGGTGCATGTAGACCCCTCTCTGCCCTCTCCCCATGGACATGCAGACCCCTCCTTGCCCTCTCCCCATGTGTTGTTCCATCCCCTCTCCATGCCCCCCTGTGCTCACCACGGCTGTAGCAGACACCCCGGTACTTGACGATGAAGTCGTGTTGCAACGAGTGCAGGATCTGGATCTCCCTCTCAAAGTCCTGCAGTTCTTTAGCTGAATCCTGCTGCAGCTTCTTCACAGCCACCAACTCACCCGTGCTGTCACCCAGTGGGTCATAACGGCACAGCTCCACGCTCCCAAAGTTGCCCTTTTGGAGAGCAAAGCAGGGTGGGCACTCAgctccccacaccccccccaGCACTTTGCCACCCTGAGACATCAAGGTGTGGGTAACCCATAGCACTACCAGGGCCTCACCTTGCCCAGCAGTGAGATGTACTTGAGGTGCCTCTCTTCAAACAGCGCAGGGCTGTGACCCACAGCCACATGTTGGTACCCCCAGCTGCTCTCCCGCAGCATCACATCGCTGGGTGACAGCTCTGAGAGCAGCTCATAGTCTGGgaatgagggggggggggggcaggtgTTGAGCTATGGGTCCGGTGCCCACCCTCATGCCCACCCCCACCCCCGCAGTGCCCACCGGAGGAGATGAGGCTGTTGATGTCGCGGATGATGGCACGGAAGCAGGGCCGCCTGCTGGGCTCATAGTGCATGCACTGCGCAATGAGAGCTGCCAGCTCGCTCCAGCGCGGGGCGGGCAGCTGCAGGCGGCTCTCGTAGAACTGCAGCTTCTGGGaaggggggagaggaaggaaaatgaagcccAGAGATGTGCCAGCGCAGGGCAACTCACGAGGGAGGGATGGGCACGGGGTGGGGGTCTGCCAGTTCCAGACAATGCATGGGCTGGGGGcacccatccccatctccaccccatccccatccccatccccatccccatcccatccccatccccatcccatcccatcccatcccatcccatccccatcccatccccatcccatccccatcccatcccatcccatcccatcccatcccatcccatcccatccccaccctatccccatccccacagtgaAATGGGGTCGCACATAAGGGCAGGGTTACGGCTGGGGTTGGCGGGGGGCAGCCCCACCTTCTGTGGCTCCATCAGGCTGACAGGCATGTTGCCCCCACTGAAGATCTCCCACAGGGTCGCCCCAAAGCCCCACTTGTCGGCTGGCAGCGCCAGGCTCTGGGGGTCACTCAGGCACTCAGGGGCCACCCAAGGGATGCGCTCCACCAGCACTGGAGAGAAGGGATGGCCCCGCTCAGCACCACCAAGGAGGGAcacacagcccccccccagGTCCCATGAAGCTCTTACATTCCTTGGCCAACACTGTGATGCTGACACCGGGGTCGTTGAGCTTAATGAAGGGGGGGCTGCCACTGGCCACGTCCCCCTCCCGGGTCAGCAGGACCTTCTTAGCAGAGATGTTTCCATGGGTGATTTTCTTGTCCTCCTGGAGGGGACAAGGACCCTGAGCACGGCACCAGCTGGGGGGAGCCCtggtgctcagccctgctgtggggctggggggccaTGGGAGTGGGGTGTGGGGGATCAGCAAAGGGACAgcaggtgtggggcagggatgggtggGAGCCAAGGGGACATGGGTGGTTGGGTGCTATGGGAATACAGATACATGAAGCTGTGGGGACGGAGCTGCATGGGAATGGGGGGACATGGCAGGACGGGGGGGGGCTGGGATATTGGCCATCTACTTACCAAGAAGTTGAGTGCATATGCCAGCTGCTTGGCCACCTGCAGCTTCCAGCTGGTCGTCACCTTGCCATTGCTGTGGTTCTTCTTCAGGTAGAGGTCCAGGGGCCCGTGCCTGATGTACTCCTGCACCATGATGCCTGCGGGCAGGGGGAGCAGACCGGTCCCATGCATGCACATAGGGCACATAGGGCACATAGGGCACATAGGgggggtggcagcagggcacagggacACTCACTGTCCTTGCCGAGGCTGACACCGTGCAGCAGCACCAAGTGCTTGTGGGACAGCTGGCTCATGATGCTGGCGGCCTCCAGGAAGGACTGAGGGGGAGATGGGTCAGGGGGTGGCAGGATGCAGGGGGCTGGATGCtgagagaccccccccccagctcaccTCGGAGCAGTTGCGGTGGCTGCTGTCCATCACCTTGAGCACCACCGGGGTCTGGTAGAACTCATCATCCTTCTGGTCCCGCTTGATGCCCTTGTAGATGTGGGTGAAGGAGCCCTGCCCCAGGCTCTCTCCCTACCATGGGATGGGATATTGGATGGGGAGGGTCTTTCAGTGGCCCCCagtcccccccaccccatcgTGCTGTACCCGTGTGAGGCTCTCAGGGTCAATCTTATGGAACGTCATCTGATTGGGGCTGCGGcggggggcagggggggagtTGGGGGGCCGTGGGCAGCCACTGCGTACGATCAGCAGGTTGGACTTCtctggagggggggggaaatgagAGGGATGGATTTGACATCATAACATCCCCTTTGTGACATCACAAAGCAGCATTATGACATCACAAAGGTGCATTATGACATCACAAAGGGCATTATGACGTCACAAAGGGGCATTATGACATCACAATGCTCATTATGACGTCACAATGCATGCACTATGACATCACAATGCCTGCACTATGACGTCACAGTTCCTGCACTGTGATATCACACAGTGCATTTTATGACAACACACCTCATTTCAaagcctccccccccccccatatccctgccTTCATCCCCCCCATAGCATCATCACCTCGGGGCAGGGGTGGGCAGCACGTATCCAGGCTCAGCTGGGCACCCTCAGCCTGCAGCCCGCAGCGCCCATAGgtgcccagcagctccttcaaGCTGCAGAAGCGCCGTGCCAGCCCTGCCAGCCAGAAGCTGCCATCCTCATCCCTGCGGATCAGGCAGCGCTTATAGTCCTGCCCGGAGCGAGTCTGCAAGGGGTATAGAGTGAGCTCAACACAGAGGggcccctcagtgccacatggAGAGGACTTGGGAGAAAGGAGGGGGGGTCTGTGTGGCTGTGGGTCCCACCTGGGCGCACACAGTGAGCAGGTAGCTGTCGAAGTCCTGGGGGCTGCGGCGCAGCACGAACAGCCCTGGATGGGcccctgctgccttcagcttgCGCACAGCAAACTCAGAGCTGCAATAGCAACAGATGGGTGTGAGAAGTGGGAAACCCCATGgacagcccagcctgcagcccaggcaTGGTGGGCAATACAGTGTCCTCCCTGGTGTGACAGTGGATGGGGGGTCCCTCCTCAATCATATCCCATGGCCTATGGGGGGGGATGATGGGGCACAGACCTGATGGGCCCGTGGCATTGGTTCTCCAGGTCCTCAAGCAGCCGGGGGGGGGCCACCTCCTTGCAGAAATAGTGGTGGGCGTCTGCAGTCAGGCGGTAGTAACCATCCACCAGGGCCACAAAGGAAAGCGCTTCCCGGAGCGTGGGGAACTCCACCTCCTGGGTGAGAGCAAAATCAGCCCACCCCCCCATCCcgagcccccccagccccctccccagccccccagcTCACCAGCACCCTGTTGTCTGACTTGGTGAGGGTGACGATGCGGTTCTCCATGGGGCCACCATCGCGACTCGCCTGTTTGATGCTGATATCGGCGATGTCGGGGAAGTCGCAGAAGTGCTGGCGGCTCTGTGGGGTCACAGGGGGGCTGCCCTATATGCGACCCCTCACCCCACTGTCAGACGACCCCCCCCACACCTCTCCACTTGCCCTATGGCTGCACCCCCCCCCTTCTCACCCTCTATTTGGGGTTTCCGCACCTCAGATCCGCCGCAGCTCCAGGAGACCCCGCTGTCTGCAGACACGTGGATGGCGATGTCCGTATCGGGGCCTCGAGCACGGAAGGTCTCCTCGGCCCAGCAACGCCGCAGCCGCTCCAGGTCCAGCAGGTATTTCAGCTTCAAGCAGCACCCATCGGCCCGGCAGCCCCCCATCCTGCGCAAGGACTGAGCCACACGACGGCGGATGCGCTTACGGGTgaggaagctgtgctgctggatcTGACACCTCAACGGCTCCGGGATGCAGGACTTATAGCTGGGAAGGGAGCGGGATGTGAGGCAGGAAGGGGGTGGGTACCCCCCCCTGTGGGTGCCCCCCCTGTGGGTGCCCCCCCTGCCCTCCAAGTGAGGTCTTTGCTCACCTGATGCAGCTGAAGACCTGCTCGGGGCTCTGCCATTTCTCCTTGGAGATGCGTAGCATGTCCAGCACCGCCAGGCTCAGACActcctcctgccctgcaagGCTCAGTGCCACCTCCATGCGCCCCGTGATGAAGTCACTGCGGGACTGGGGGCAGAGACACAGCTCAGGATGGGGGCCAAGCCCCCCTGATCACTGCAAGTCCTCATTGTACACCAGCCATGCAGCCCTTTAGCCCAGCTCCATGCATGAGGCtgaggcaggagctgtgcatCCCCCCTACCACCCCTTCAGCTCCATACAACCCAACTCACCTGGGCAAACAGGTAATCAATGACCGGGTAatccagcacagggctggggcgGTCACTGGGCAGCTGGAAACGGTGGGCCTGACCCAACCCACACCAGTTGGGAAAGAAGAACCTGTCATGGGGGGGGGAGGCTGAGCTCAGTGCCACgtcctgcactgcacagcccctATCAGCCATCAGAGAGTCCCCCACCTGATCCTATACACCACCACCTGGCTGCAGGCATCCTCGACTGTAAAGAGGTGGTTGGGGGGGTACCAGCAGCTGAGATCCTCCGTAGCCAATGCAAAGAGGGGGTGGCAGATGGGCAGCACTCCTGGGGGCAGAGGGACAGCAGTGTCCCTATGGCTGTGACCACGCAGGATGGGTGCCCAGCTGTGACCATGCAGGATGGGTGCCCAGCTGTGACCATACAGGATGGGTGCCCAGCTGTGACCATACAGGATGGGTGCCCAGCTGGGGGATGGTGCTCACCGCAGGCCTTGGCAGcgtgcacacacagctcctcagcCGTGTACTCTCCAAAGGTGAAGGTGAGGATGGAGGTGGAGTCGGGGGGGGTACGTGGTGCCCGGTGGTAGAGATACACCTGCAGTGTGCCAGGCTCGGAGGAGGACAGGCTGCAGGAGCGCTCACTGATCAGCGGCGTTTCCTCACCCAGCAAGGCCATGGTGGGCACTGGAaggacagcagagctcagtgtggTCCCTGTgtacccccccctccccatgcccCCCCAGGAAATGGGACCCCACCACCCATTGCCCTGTGTTCATTTTgcagatggggaaactgaggcagccAGCCCAAGGACACGCTCATGTCCTGCATCACACCTGGCCTGGAGAGCAAATGGCTTCATCCCTGTGCAGTGGGGGTCAGATAGAGCCCACAAACCCCCCCATGTCCCATAGTACCTGTGCCGTCCCGATGGCCTTGCTGGTGTTACGTGTTCCGTCCTGGGTGGGGTTGCACTTTTTGGGGCTGCGTAGGTGGCTGCAAGCATCAAAAAGTCCCAATGCTGACTTCCTTCCTGCCCACAGAGGCTCTGAGCAAAGAGAACTTCCTGACGAGGGAgggggcacagggcagggggCCCTAAGGAGACACCCCAGGGGCAGAGGGCACCCCCTGCTTTGGCACCCCCTGCTTTGGGCACCCCCTGCTCCCAGCCAGTGCTATGggtacagcagcactgagcactgccctgtgtcccatcccatcccaccctgcCCTCCAACCCAATGCACCCCACACTGCTCACAGCCCCCTAACACTGTTGGGAGCTGCCCACCCCCTCTGGGtccctataggagccccatgCGCCCATCCTGATGCTGTGTAGCTCGGtgggtgtggggtgggcagcagcttttcccccctttttgcTGCTCAAAGAGGCAGGGATGGGGTGCTGCCCCTTGAGGACGAGGCCACAATGTACCATCACTGCAGCCATACCCTGGGGACGAGGTACTGGTGAACATGGATGCTCCCCATGGGGACAGCACGTCCTCCTGCAGAGGGGACAGTCCCCAGCTTACAGCTTTTCCTGGGTCGCAGCCCCTACATTTCAGGCATGAAGGTGGTGGAACAAAGCAGCTCTTATACCTGGGAATGAGGAAGAGCCACAGCCCCATCCTCACCCTCAGGCCTTGGACCCTGCAGGGTGGGCGGCAGGGAAGGGGTTATCACAGCAGCCCCACGCAGCTCCATGTCCCCTCCCCATACCctgcctcctcccagcccctctgGCACTCGAGGTCGTGGCCGGATCCCTGCCAGCCCTTGGGGGATCAGCTTGGAAGGGAGGCGCTTTTACTGGGTAAAGGTTTcggttgggtttgttttgtcGCCGGTGGGAGATAagtggtgctcagagctccttGTTTGCACTGAGTTTGGGGGATCGCTGTGTCCTGGTTGTGTCCTTCGGGCTGATTCGCTCCGTGGTGGGACTGGGCAGCGCTGTGTGCCAGGGATCAGGAGGTATTGGGGGTATTTTGGGCATTTGGGGGGGTATTTGGGGTATTTGAGGGGTATTTGGGGTAGTGATGCTCCTCTCCATGCTCACTCATCTACACCTTGATAACCACCCAGTGCTCCctctcactgcagtgctgacacACCAGGACTGCTGTGCCCTGTCCCACCTTCAGGTCCTTGTCCCATTGTGCCCATGGGGGCCATCCCCACACCATCACCAGGTAACATGGAGATGTGGGCACCGGAGCCCCTCACCTTCAGCCTTTGGGATTACGGCGTCTTTGGGTTGATGCTGCTCATCTCCACGGCCATCGGGCTGTTCCATGGGCTGTCCAAAGGTGGCCAGAAAACCTCGGAGGACTTCTTTATGGGCGGCCGGCGTATGGCAGCGATACCAGTGGGGCTCTCATTATCAGCCAGCTTCATGTCAGCCATCCAGGTGCTGGGGGTGCCAGCAGAGGCGTATCGCTACGGCTCCAAGTTCCTCTGGATGTGCCTGGGGCAGCTGCTCAACACTCTGCTCACTGCATTCATCTTCTTACCCGTCTTCTATCGCCTGGGGCTCACCAGCACCTACGAGGTGGGCACGGGGTATTGTATCCCCCATCAGTGTGGGTAGGGGATGGGGTTCTGCCACCCAAACCTGCAGTTTCTCCTTTATCCCCAGTACTTGGAGAGGAGGTTCGGACGGAGTGTGAGGCTCTGTGGGACCCTGCAGTATGTGATGGCTACGGTGAGTCCCTgggggggggataggggggatgtgggaatggggatggggatgtgggaatggggatggggatgtggggatgggggtccccACTGTGCTCAGCCCCTTCTCCCCATGCATGTGATTTTCCTGTGCCTCCAAAGCAAACACGGCCCTGCAGGATGGCTGTTTGCAATGGAGCTCCATGTGTTATTCCAGCGcctgcacactgtgctggggcagcaccAGCATATTGCatccccctccctgcccccccccagTGGGCATCGGGCACAGCTCtgacccccatccccccccatccccacagacGCTGTACACAGGGATCGTCATCTATGCCCCTGCCCTGATCCTCAATCAAGGTATGGGGGGACATAGGGGCCAGCATCCACGTGTCCTTGTCATCTCATCTCTACCCCGAGCACCAACACTtataatcatcatcatctccCCTTTAGTGACTGGTTTGGACATCTGGGCATCCCTGCTGTCCACTGGATTCATCTGCACCTTTTACACCACCATAGTGAGTGCAGAGTGGGGGTCccatggtggggggggggggagccaTGTGTGTGCTGGCTTCCTGGTGCTCACTGTGCTCCCTCCGGTGCAGGGAGGGATGAAGGCTGTCATCTGGACCGACGTCTTCCAGGTCTTTGTTATGCTCTCTGGGTTCCTTGCTGTCATCATCCGGGGGCTGCTGTTGGTGGGGGGCCCCTCCAAGGCACTGGCCATTGCCACCAATGGCTCCAGGGTGAACTTTGGAGAGTGagtccctcccccccccccccctcccagccccccctGGATGCTGCAGTGCCCACACTGCCCCAGCTCACCCTCTGCCCCCCAGCTTTGCCCTCGACCCACGGAGCCGTTACACCTTCTGGACCTTCCTGCTGGGCGGCACGTTGGTCTGGCTTTCCATGTACGGCGTGAACCAGGCTCAGGTCCAGCGCTACGTGGCCTGCAAGAGCGAGAGGGAGGCGAGGATGTGAGGAGGGGGGGGCTGCACCCATGGTgcatgggggtggggggctgcacTGTGGGATGCATGAAACCCTGGGATGTTGGCCCCTCCATCCTGCATGCATCCTGCATCTCTACACAGGCGCTGCACCCCTGCATGGCTCCTGCACCCTTACACTGCCCCTTGCAGCCCTGCATGGCTCCTGCCCAacccctgcagccctgcagagcccagtGGGGCTGAGCTTTGATCTCACCCTGTGCCTGCAGAGCGCTGCTGGTCAATCAAGTGGGGCTCTTCTGCATCGTCTCCAGCGCGGTGGCCTGTGGCCTTGTGATGTTTGTGCTCTATAAGGACTGTGAccccctccttgctggccaCATCTCAGCCCCTGACCAGGTACGGCTGCATCGGATCCATCCTCTTGAGCACTCAGTTGAGAGCAGCCatggggaaaggggaaaaggatggggacagggatggggacggggGTCCCACCTGCCCCctaacacagctctgccccCCAGTACATGCCCTACCTGGTCCTCGACATCTTCCAGACATCCCCTGGGGTACCCGGACTGTTCTTGGCCTGTGCCTATAGCGGGACCCTGAGGTGAGGCTGCTTGgggaccccaatatccccaaGGAGGGGAAGGCTCTGTGCCATCCCCACCCTTGGGTGCAGTGTagggctgagtgctgtgctcccccagcactgcctccaCCAGCATCAACGCCATGGCAGCCGTCACCGTGGAGGACCTGGTGAAGCCCAGGATGCCCACATTGCCACCACGGAGGCTGATGTTGATCTCCAA
The DNA window shown above is from Coturnix japonica isolate 7356 chromosome 28, Coturnix japonica 2.1, whole genome shotgun sequence and carries:
- the B3GNT3 gene encoding N-acetyllactosaminide beta-1,3-N-acetylglucosaminyltransferase 3, producing MALVRLCGKTHSSWLRALEKWALLTAGAMGLCYLLAPITSLWPHTAPNPAPTSIAAPSPSPALPSITPCVANASVQNISGFTKVPEQSRDFMLHQHCRTFPQLLDVPSKCGGPKGSSNVFLLLAIKSSPANYERREVIRKTWGQQRTVQGELIRRVFLVGVDPRVQDATKLNRLLQHEQREHRDVLQWGFKDTFFNLTLKLLLFHTWLQEHCPGVRFIFSGDDDVFVNTDNVVSFTRGISSEQHLLTGQVLTNTGPIRNPASKYFVPTQLMPSELYPPYCSGGGVLMSAFTARAIHRAAQHIQLFPIDDVYVGMCLQRAGLVPTSHDGIRPWGIDVPRSSDPLDPCYYRELLVVHRFAPYEMAMMWQAIHEPQLSCGRKVGIF
- the JAK3 gene encoding tyrosine-protein kinase JAK3 — encoded protein: MALLGEETPLISERSCSLSSSEPGTLQVYLYHRAPRTPPDSTSILTFTFGEYTAEELCVHAAKACGVLPICHPLFALATEDLSCWYPPNHLFTVEDACSQVVVYRIRFFFPNWCGLGQAHRFQLPSDRPSPVLDYPVIDYLFAQSRSDFITGRMEVALSLAGQEECLSLAVLDMLRISKEKWQSPEQVFSCISYKSCIPEPLRCQIQQHSFLTRKRIRRRVAQSLRRMGGCRADGCCLKLKYLLDLERLRRCWAEETFRARGPDTDIAIHVSADSGVSWSCGGSESRQHFCDFPDIADISIKQASRDGGPMENRIVTLTKSDNRVLEVEFPTLREALSFVALVDGYYRLTADAHHYFCKEVAPPRLLEDLENQCHGPISSEFAVRKLKAAGAHPGLFVLRRSPQDFDSYLLTVCAQTRSGQDYKRCLIRRDEDGSFWLAGLARRFCSLKELLGTYGRCGLQAEGAQLSLDTCCPPLPREKSNLLIVRSGCPRPPNSPPAPRRSPNQMTFHKIDPESLTRGESLGQGSFTHIYKGIKRDQKDDEFYQTPVVLKVMDSSHRNCSESFLEAASIMSQLSHKHLVLLHGVSLGKDSIMVQEYIRHGPLDLYLKKNHSNGKVTTSWKLQVAKQLAYALNFLEDKKITHGNISAKKVLLTREGDVASGSPPFIKLNDPGVSITVLAKELLVERIPWVAPECLSDPQSLALPADKWGFGATLWEIFSGGNMPVSLMEPQKKLQFYESRLQLPAPRWSELAALIAQCMHYEPSRRPCFRAIIRDINSLISSDYELLSELSPSDVMLRESSWGYQHVAVGHSPALFEERHLKYISLLGKGNFGSVELCRYDPLGDSTGELVAVKKLQQDSAKELQDFEREIQILHSLQHDFIVKYRGVCYSRGRRGLRLVMEYLPDGCLRDYLQKNQQRLEHRTLLLYAWQICKGMEYLGAQRCVHRDLASRNILVESETHVKIGDFGLAKLLPQDKDYYVVQEPGQSPVFWYAPESLADNVFSRASDVWSFGVLLYELFTYSNKSRSPSEEFLRMMGPEKPAQIICHLLELLKGSQRLPVPPGCPMEVYAVMLSCWAFAPSARPTFSELAARIEALRDGRGTAHG